TTTTACCAACACCAAAATTACCAACAAGTAGTACTTTTTTTGCAATCATAAAATATAATGATTATTCCTTTTCGATTAATTCTTTAAGTATCAGCTCATTTAAACGCTCTTCTTCAGACAAATAAGAACGATCTCTTAAAATGGTTTCTGATAAATTACTTATATTCTCTGACAATTCTTCCTTTAATTCTTCTGTTAATACCCCAGAAGTTGCAATGGCAATATAAATGGTTTTATAGTTTCTGATGGATAACTGAAAAGTTTCAAATTTAATACTCTCTAAATCTTGTCCTTCTTTAGAAAAAGCATCTTCTGCAAAAGATTTAATAGCAGTTAACATACCAGAAATCATATCTTTATCTGCAATACTACCTCTAGAGTAACTACCAGAAAGTATACCAGAATCTTTCTCTATAATAAAAACTTCTTCTACAACAAACTCAAAAACTTCTTCTAAAACAATACCTGAATCATTTCTTTTTCCTTTAAAATATCTTTTAAGAATTTCTTTAAAAGAGAATTTTTCTTTGATCGTTTTATTAATACTATCAGACAATTTGGTAATTTCTGCCACAATAAATTTCTTAACCATTTTACCCATAATTGGGTACAAGGCTTCTACAACTTCGTCTTGAGAGTCTCTAATTTGAATTTTAATAGTTTCTGTAATTGTATCCCCAAAATATTCTGGAAAATTTTCACGAAGGTCTAAGATTTTCTCATCTATAAGAGGATTAACACTTTTAGATAATTTTTCTCTTATAATAATTTCTTGACTAAGTGAATCAAACTTTTCTCTATCTTCAGCTAATAAAAGATCTCTGAGCAACTCAAAACGATTGTCTTTATTGTTATCTGCAGGTGTTTTTTTCATCTATTCTTGCAACATCAATGCAATTTTCTCTAAAGCTTTACCAAGTTTTTTTCTATCTGTTTTTTCATCATCTAAATCAGCCAATTTTTTATCTAAATCATCATTTAAGTCTTGAAACTTATGATCCATCAAACTTTCTAAATCAGCTAATTTGTTTTCAATATTTGTAACAGATTCTGATAAATTTTTATTCGTTTGATCTTTAAGTGTTTTAATTTGATCGTAAACATCAGCAAACTCAGTACTATATTGCACCATATTTTCACCGAAAATCAATTCCCTTACGGCTGCAATTCTATCTACCTCTTTTTGACTTTCAACTACAGGTTGTTTTTTTTCTGAATTTTTTTCCATTTATACTAAAAGTTGGTTATTATAAGTAATTGTTATGTTGTTTAGAAGTACTTAAAAATTAAGCACTTCTAACAAATATACATTAAAATCTAGTTTATAAAAATCTAAACGGTAATTTTTAGGCCATCAAAAGCTAAAAAAACGTTATTTGGCAGTGTTTTAGATACAGCTTCATGAAAACCTAACATATGACTTATATGTGTAAAATAGGCTTTTTTAGGCTTAATTTCTGCTACAAAATCTAAAGCTTCCTGCAGATTAAAATGTGTAGGATGTTCGGCTATTCTTAACGCGTTTACAACTAAAACATCTAAGTTTTCTAGTTTTCGTTTTTCTTCATCAGAAATCGATTTTACATCTGTTAAATAAGCAAAATCAGCAAATCTATAAGCTGTAATAGGAATGTTTCCATGTATAACTTCTATTGGCGTAACTTCTAAATCATCAACAATAAAAGGAGTTTTACCTATCACTTTTGGTAAAACACTTGGCGCTCCTGGATACCTATTTTCTAACTTAAAAATATATTCAAATCGCTTTTCTAGACTTAGTAAAGTTCTCTGATTTAAATAAATAGGCATCTCTCCTATTTTATAACAAAAAGCTCTTAAATCGTCTAACCCTCCAATATGATCTGCATGTTCATGTGTAAAAAAAACACCATTTAAAGAGTGCACATTTTCTCTTAATATTTGTTGTCTAAAGTCTAAACTACAATCTACCGTGTAAGAAACATCATCCCAGGAAATTAAAATAGACGACCTTAATCTCTTATCTTTTAAGTCTTTAGACAAGCAAACTGGATCATCATTTGCTATCATAGGAATTCCTTGAGAAGTACCTGTTCCTAAAAAGGTAATATTAAGTTGTTTCTTGGTAAAGTTCATTAGAACAAAAATAACATAAAAATTGACTGATAGCAGTCTATTTTAGTACATTTGTTTAAACGTTAAACAGTAATACATGGCAATTTCTTTAAAAGGAGACAAAATAATTAGTAATGTACCTACAACTAAAAATAAGGCGCTAAGAATTAATTTAAACACAGATATTTACGGAACTTTTGCCGAAATTGGAGCAGGACAAGAAACTGCTCGTAATTTCTTTAGATCTGGTGCTGCTTCTGGAACCATTGCAAAAGCAATGAGTGCTTATGATAAAGATTTTTCTGATGCAATTTATGGTACCGAAGAAGATAATCGCTATGTAACACAACCACGTTTGAAAAAAATGTTAGGTCATGAAATTGACTTAATGGAAGACCGTTTAAGCAGACAAAAACATCCTGATAAATTATTTTTTAGTTATGCAAATACGGTAACAACTATCGATTTTGCTAAAAAATTTAAAGGTCATGGTTGGGTTGGTATTCGTTTTCAACTAGATCCTTTAGAGGATTATAATGAAATTGTTTTACACTTACGTTTTAAAGAAACAGATGCTCGTTTACAACAAGAAACCTTAGGTATTTTAGGTGTAAATTTAATTTACGGTGCATTTTATTTAAATGATAATCCTAAAGATTTAGTAAAATCTTTTTATGATAATCTAAATAATGACCAGTTAGAAATTGATATGATAAATTTCTCTGGACCTCGTTTTATGTATGTAGACAATCGTTTAATGAGCTTACAATTGCTTAAAAACGGTATGACAAATGCAGTAATGTTTGGACCTGATGGAAACAACCTTTTACCTGCACAAGTCCTTTATAAGAAAAATATTCTTACGCTTCGTGGTAGCTTTAGACCTGTTACTATGGTAAATATGGACATGTTTGAAAAATCTAAACAACTCTTTTTAGCAGAAAAAAAAGTTGAAGAGCATAAAACTAAAGTCATATTTGAAATTACATTAAGTAACCTTACATCTGAAGGAAAAATTAATGAAAGAGATTTTCTAGATAGAGCAGAATTATTATGTTCTCTTGGTCAAAATGTAATGATTACTAACTTTCAACAGTATTTTAAATTAGTTGAATACTTTAGTGAATTTACTAAAGAGAGAATGGCATTAGCAATGGGTGCACAAAACCTTGTACAAATCTTTGACGAAAAATATTATCGTAATTTAAGTGGAGGAATTTTAGAAGCTTTTGGAAAATTATTCTACAAAGACTTAAAAGTATATATGTATCCTTCTCACGACCCTGTTACAGGAGAGTATATTACTAGTGACAACCTAATAGTTCACCCAAGAATGAAAGAATTATACAAATTCTTTAAACACAATGGTAAACTTGTAGATATTGATGTAACTAATAAAGAAATTCTTGATATCTTTTCTAGAACTGTCTTAAAAATGATCGTTAAAGGAGAAGAAGGTTGGGAAGAAATGCTGCCAGAAGGAATTTCTGAAATAATTAAGCAAAAAAGGCTTTTTGGTTACTCAAGACCAAGAATAAAAAATAAACGTTAAACCTTTTTACATTTATTGAGTCTAAAATTCATAAACTATATAGTTGACAGATGAAACTCTTTTAATAGAACAATTAAAAAATGTTCAGACTAAAGAAAAAGCGTTCAGAGAATTAATAACACTCTATAAAGAACGCCTGTATTGGCATATTCGTAAAATTGTGATATCTCATGATGATACAGATGATGTGCTACAAAACACATTTATCAAGATTTTTAAAAACATTGATAAATTTAATCAAGAAAGCAAGTTGTTTTCTTGGATGTACAGAATTGCAACAAATGAATCTATTACTTTTATCAATAAAAGAGCAAAACAACGAAATGTAGATATTACAGATTATCAGCAAGAATTAGCTTCTACTTTAGCTAGTGACGATTTTTTTACTGGTGATGAAATTCAACTTATTTTACAAAAAGCAATTGCTACTTTGCCACAAAAACAGCAACTCGTTTTTAACATGAAATACTTTGAGGAATTAAAATACAATGAAATGTCTGAGATTTTAGAAACATCCGTCGGAGCATTGAAAGCCTCTTATTTTCATGCAGTTAAAAAAATTGAACAGTATATAAAAAACAGAACAAATTAAACCTTTCAATAAAAAAAAGGTCTAAATAGTATCATGGAAAACAAAATTAAAAATAGCGAAGAGTATTTAAGCTCAATTTTAGGAAAGAAAAGTGGTTTTTCTATTCCTAAAAACTATTTTAGCACAACTGAAGATGCTATTGAAGCTAAATTAGCTGAAGAAACGTTTACAAAAGAAAAAGGATTTACGATTCCTGATTCTTATTTTAAAGAATTAGAAAATGATATTTTAGCGAAAGTTACATCAACAAAAAAAGAAACAAAAGTTATTTCTTTTAAAGAAAGAGTTTTAAAATTTATTCCTATTGCTGCTGCTGCCTCTGTTATTCTATTTATTGGACTAAATTCTTTTGTTTTTAATAAAACGGAAGAACTAACGTTAGATTCTCTATCTGACGTTGACATTGAATATTGGTTAGACTCAAATACCTTAAATACAAA
The window above is part of the Polaribacter sp. SA4-12 genome. Proteins encoded here:
- a CDS encoding MBL fold metallo-hydrolase, with the translated sequence MNFTKKQLNITFLGTGTSQGIPMIANDDPVCLSKDLKDKRLRSSILISWDDVSYTVDCSLDFRQQILRENVHSLNGVFFTHEHADHIGGLDDLRAFCYKIGEMPIYLNQRTLLSLEKRFEYIFKLENRYPGAPSVLPKVIGKTPFIVDDLEVTPIEVIHGNIPITAYRFADFAYLTDVKSISDEEKRKLENLDVLVVNALRIAEHPTHFNLQEALDFVAEIKPKKAYFTHISHMLGFHEAVSKTLPNNVFLAFDGLKITV
- a CDS encoding RNA polymerase sigma factor — protein: MTDETLLIEQLKNVQTKEKAFRELITLYKERLYWHIRKIVISHDDTDDVLQNTFIKIFKNIDKFNQESKLFSWMYRIATNESITFINKRAKQRNVDITDYQQELASTLASDDFFTGDEIQLILQKAIATLPQKQQLVFNMKYFEELKYNEMSEILETSVGALKASYFHAVKKIEQYIKNRTN
- a CDS encoding nicotinate-nucleotide adenylyltransferase, whose product is MAISLKGDKIISNVPTTKNKALRINLNTDIYGTFAEIGAGQETARNFFRSGAASGTIAKAMSAYDKDFSDAIYGTEEDNRYVTQPRLKKMLGHEIDLMEDRLSRQKHPDKLFFSYANTVTTIDFAKKFKGHGWVGIRFQLDPLEDYNEIVLHLRFKETDARLQQETLGILGVNLIYGAFYLNDNPKDLVKSFYDNLNNDQLEIDMINFSGPRFMYVDNRLMSLQLLKNGMTNAVMFGPDGNNLLPAQVLYKKNILTLRGSFRPVTMVNMDMFEKSKQLFLAEKKVEEHKTKVIFEITLSNLTSEGKINERDFLDRAELLCSLGQNVMITNFQQYFKLVEYFSEFTKERMALAMGAQNLVQIFDEKYYRNLSGGILEAFGKLFYKDLKVYMYPSHDPVTGEYITSDNLIVHPRMKELYKFFKHNGKLVDIDVTNKEILDIFSRTVLKMIVKGEEGWEEMLPEGISEIIKQKRLFGYSRPRIKNKR